A DNA window from Streptomyces sp. CA-278952 contains the following coding sequences:
- a CDS encoding ATP-binding protein, with protein sequence MTLAPQQLHGHGPLTGVEELWERLGRVEQRVREAVAARRAVDPDPDDPYRGQYLTPEGAARLLETRDAFTPVPAYEDGALPDAAPAGSRLGRLADRFGLAPLDVELLLVAVAPDIDSRFERLYGYLNDDLTRRRPTIGLALELCGLPTAGPGRFRFTPAAPLVAGGLLEITDGERPLLSRTLRVPDRVTAHLLGDDGTDGRLRGIVQEATPSREPDGRPEVSLIAAALGTGSGLVHLLDRGGDPRGLAVEALAAAGRRPLVVDVAALTTAAEPAPLVRALATEARLGRAGVILGPLETLAPERPEGARVLGSLCAALGSTPLIAYGKKNWDPLWTAESPVPVTVPPPGPGDAGRQWRRALADAGRTVGLSAAHASADDALIESAAAYRLDSGQLRRAATVASRLAAIGQRPVTPEDLRTAVRAQNGAGLERLARRIEPAVGWDDLVLPPATRTQLGELALRARHRETVLGKWRMRPGGGRGRGVIALFAGESGTGKTMSAEVIAAGLGMELYVVDLSTVVDKYIGETEKNLERIFVEASDVNGILLFDEADAIFGKRSQVKDAHDKHANVESAYLLQRMESFDGIAVLTTNLRANLDEAFTRRLDVIAEFPMPDARQRLALWDRCLGPAIPRDATLDLEFCADRFELAGGSIRACAVTAAYFAAESGGPLDMDQLVTAVLQEYRKLGRLVLESEFGPWLAKERGRGVR encoded by the coding sequence ATGACCCTGGCACCACAACAGCTCCACGGTCACGGCCCCCTGACCGGCGTCGAGGAGCTCTGGGAGCGGCTCGGCCGCGTCGAGCAGCGGGTCCGGGAGGCCGTCGCGGCTCGCCGGGCCGTCGACCCGGACCCCGACGATCCCTACCGGGGGCAGTACCTCACCCCCGAGGGCGCGGCACGGCTCCTGGAGACCCGCGACGCGTTCACGCCCGTACCGGCGTACGAGGACGGAGCCCTGCCGGACGCCGCCCCGGCCGGGAGCCGGCTCGGCCGACTGGCGGACCGCTTCGGTCTCGCCCCGCTGGACGTCGAACTCCTGCTGGTCGCCGTGGCGCCGGACATCGACAGCCGGTTCGAGCGGCTGTACGGCTACCTCAACGACGACCTCACCCGCCGCCGGCCCACCATCGGCCTGGCCCTGGAACTCTGCGGGCTGCCCACCGCCGGCCCCGGCCGCTTCCGGTTCACGCCGGCCGCCCCGCTCGTCGCGGGCGGGCTGCTGGAGATCACGGACGGCGAACGGCCGCTGCTCTCCCGGACCCTGCGCGTACCGGACCGGGTCACCGCGCACCTCCTCGGAGACGACGGGACCGACGGCCGGCTGCGCGGGATCGTCCAGGAGGCCACGCCCTCCCGGGAGCCGGACGGGCGCCCCGAGGTCTCCCTGATCGCGGCGGCCCTCGGCACGGGCAGCGGCCTGGTGCACCTGCTCGACCGGGGCGGCGACCCGCGCGGCCTCGCCGTCGAGGCGCTGGCGGCGGCCGGCCGCCGCCCGCTGGTCGTCGACGTCGCGGCGCTCACCACCGCCGCCGAACCGGCCCCGCTCGTACGGGCCCTGGCGACCGAGGCCCGCCTCGGCCGCGCCGGGGTGATCCTCGGCCCGCTCGAAACGCTCGCCCCCGAACGCCCCGAGGGGGCCCGGGTGCTCGGGTCCCTGTGCGCGGCGCTCGGCTCCACGCCCCTGATCGCGTACGGGAAGAAGAACTGGGACCCGCTGTGGACGGCGGAGAGCCCGGTGCCCGTCACCGTCCCGCCCCCCGGCCCGGGAGACGCCGGGCGCCAGTGGCGGCGCGCGCTCGCCGACGCGGGGCGGACGGTCGGCCTGTCCGCCGCGCACGCGTCCGCCGACGACGCCCTCATCGAGTCCGCCGCCGCCTACCGGCTCGACTCCGGCCAACTGCGCCGGGCGGCGACCGTCGCGTCCCGGCTGGCCGCCATCGGGCAGCGGCCGGTGACCCCGGAGGACCTGCGTACGGCGGTCCGCGCCCAGAACGGCGCGGGCCTGGAACGGCTCGCCCGCCGCATCGAGCCCGCGGTCGGCTGGGACGATCTGGTGCTGCCCCCGGCGACCCGCACCCAGCTCGGCGAACTCGCCCTGCGCGCCCGCCACCGCGAGACGGTCCTCGGAAAGTGGCGGATGCGGCCGGGCGGCGGCCGGGGGAGGGGCGTCATCGCCCTGTTCGCCGGGGAGTCCGGCACCGGCAAGACCATGTCCGCCGAGGTGATCGCCGCCGGACTGGGCATGGAGCTCTACGTCGTGGACCTGTCCACGGTGGTCGACAAGTACATCGGGGAGACCGAGAAGAACCTGGAGCGGATCTTCGTCGAGGCGTCCGACGTCAACGGCATCCTCCTGTTCGACGAGGCCGACGCGATCTTCGGCAAGCGGTCCCAGGTCAAGGACGCGCACGACAAGCACGCCAACGTGGAGTCGGCCTACCTCCTCCAGCGCATGGAGTCCTTCGACGGCATCGCCGTGCTCACCACCAATCTCCGGGCCAACCTCGACGAGGCGTTCACCCGCCGCCTCGACGTGATCGCCGAGTTCCCGATGCCCGACGCCCGGCAGCGCCTGGCCCTGTGGGACCGCTGTCTGGGCCCGGCGATCCCGCGCGACGCCACGCTCGACCTGGAGTTCTGCGCCGACCGGTTCGAGCTGGCCGGCGGTTCGATCCGGGCCTGCGCGGTGACCGCCGCCTACTTCGCGGCCGAGTCGGGCGGGCCGCTGGACATGGACCAGCTCGTCACGGCGGTGCTCCAGGAGTACCGCAAGCTCGGACGGCTGGTGCTGGAGAGCGAGTTCGGGCCGTGGCTGGCGAAGGAGCGGGGGCGCGGCGTGCGGTAG
- a CDS encoding DUF389 domain-containing protein: MITGVRAWVLPERQRRSQAELAEDLDLSCGDARAKQSAFWTMLFFSAVIAAGGVLTDSTATVIGAMIIAPLSTPIMGIAIGAVQGRRGTAGRFVLAGVLLVVAVGAVGSLAVPSHYDLLSDGQIAGRTSPGLLDLVAALATGFAGALALSRKDVAAVLPGVAIAISLVPPLVVVGVCAGQGAWWLALGALVLFVSNLLALVFAGMVVFAALDHTQERPARASRRAYAALGLLFAAVGLVLAASTTVTVLLHVWTTRTSAAATAWLSGTPGAQVIDVQTRSRTLYIAVRTPADLPPLDRLLADLGGKVPDGVPVAVVTTQGRQLQVGRVGD; encoded by the coding sequence ATGATCACAGGGGTGCGCGCGTGGGTGCTTCCGGAGCGTCAACGGAGGTCGCAGGCCGAACTCGCCGAGGACCTTGACCTCTCGTGCGGGGACGCCCGCGCCAAGCAGTCGGCCTTCTGGACCATGCTGTTCTTCTCCGCGGTGATCGCGGCGGGCGGTGTCCTGACCGATTCCACGGCCACCGTGATCGGCGCGATGATCATCGCGCCGCTGTCCACCCCGATCATGGGCATCGCCATCGGCGCCGTACAGGGCCGGCGCGGCACGGCGGGCCGGTTCGTGCTCGCCGGGGTGCTCCTGGTGGTGGCGGTCGGCGCCGTGGGTTCGCTGGCCGTGCCGTCCCACTACGACCTGCTGTCGGACGGTCAGATCGCCGGCCGGACCTCGCCCGGCCTGCTGGACCTGGTGGCCGCCCTGGCGACCGGCTTCGCCGGGGCGCTCGCCCTGTCCCGCAAGGACGTCGCCGCGGTGCTGCCCGGCGTGGCCATCGCCATCTCGCTGGTGCCGCCGCTGGTCGTGGTCGGCGTCTGCGCCGGGCAGGGCGCCTGGTGGCTCGCGCTCGGCGCGCTGGTGCTCTTCGTCTCCAACCTGCTCGCCCTGGTCTTCGCCGGCATGGTGGTCTTCGCCGCGCTCGACCACACCCAGGAACGCCCGGCCCGCGCATCGCGCCGTGCCTACGCGGCGCTCGGTCTGCTGTTCGCCGCGGTGGGCCTGGTCCTCGCGGCCAGCACCACGGTGACCGTACTGCTCCACGTCTGGACCACGCGCACCTCCGCCGCCGCGACCGCCTGGCTCTCCGGTACGCCCGGCGCGCAGGTCATCGACGTACAGACACGCTCCCGGACGCTGTACATCGCCGTGCGCACACCGGCCGACCTCCCACCGCTGGACCGGCTCCTGGCCGACCTCGGCGGGAAGGTGCCCGACGGGGTGCCGGTCGCGGTGGTGACGACCCAGGGCAGGCAGCTCCAGGTCGGCCGGGTCGGGGACTGA
- a CDS encoding SulP family inorganic anion transporter produces the protein MSTSVLTPAGRLRGLRPDWLNNPKVWRTEILAGLVVALALIPEAISFSIIAGVDPAVGLFASFTMAVVISIVGGRRAMISAATGAVALVIAPLNREHGLGYLIAAVILAGIIQIALGALGVAKLMRFVPRSVMVGFVNALAILVFMAQVPEMRDVPWAVYPLIIGGLALMVFFPRITKVIPAPLVSIVILTVITIAAGIAVPTVGDKGELPSSLPVPGLPDVPFTMDTLTTIAPYAFAMALVGLMESLMTAKLVDDITDTPSSKTRESIGQGIANIVTGFFGGMGGCAMIGQTMINVKVSGARTRLSTFLAGVFLMVLCIVFGPVVSDIPMAALVAVMVMVAFATFDWHSIAPKTLKRMPAGEIAVMAITVIMVVATDNLAIGVVVGTVTAMTIFAKRVAHLSRVHAVTDPDGSSVVYSVTGELFFASSNDLVGQFDYNDDPDRIIVDLSAAHIWDASSVAALDAIETKYKQRGKTVEIIGLNDPSADLHSKLTGELTSH, from the coding sequence TTGTCCACTTCCGTACTGACTCCCGCCGGACGACTGCGCGGCCTGCGCCCGGACTGGCTGAACAACCCGAAAGTCTGGCGCACCGAGATCCTCGCCGGCCTGGTGGTCGCCCTGGCTCTGATCCCGGAGGCGATCTCGTTCTCGATCATCGCCGGTGTCGATCCCGCGGTCGGCCTGTTCGCCTCGTTCACCATGGCCGTGGTCATCTCGATCGTCGGCGGCCGCCGCGCGATGATCTCCGCCGCCACCGGCGCCGTCGCGCTCGTCATCGCCCCCCTGAACCGCGAACACGGCCTGGGCTACCTGATCGCCGCCGTCATCCTCGCCGGCATCATCCAGATCGCCCTCGGTGCCCTCGGCGTGGCCAAGCTGATGCGGTTCGTCCCGCGCTCGGTGATGGTCGGCTTCGTCAACGCCCTCGCCATCCTGGTCTTCATGGCCCAGGTCCCCGAAATGCGGGACGTCCCCTGGGCCGTGTACCCGCTGATCATCGGCGGGCTGGCGCTCATGGTGTTCTTCCCGAGGATCACCAAGGTCATCCCGGCCCCCCTGGTGTCCATCGTCATCCTCACCGTCATCACGATCGCGGCCGGGATCGCCGTGCCGACCGTCGGCGACAAGGGCGAACTCCCCTCGTCGCTGCCGGTGCCGGGGCTGCCGGACGTGCCCTTCACCATGGACACCCTGACCACGATCGCCCCCTACGCCTTCGCGATGGCCCTGGTCGGGCTCATGGAATCGCTGATGACCGCGAAACTGGTCGACGACATCACCGACACCCCCTCCTCCAAGACCCGCGAGTCCATCGGCCAGGGCATCGCCAACATCGTCACCGGCTTCTTCGGCGGCATGGGCGGCTGCGCCATGATCGGCCAGACCATGATCAACGTGAAGGTCTCCGGCGCCCGCACCCGTCTCTCCACCTTCCTCGCCGGGGTGTTCCTCATGGTGCTGTGCATCGTCTTCGGCCCGGTCGTCTCCGACATCCCCATGGCCGCCCTCGTCGCCGTCATGGTCATGGTGGCCTTCGCGACCTTCGACTGGCACTCCATCGCCCCGAAAACACTGAAGCGCATGCCCGCCGGCGAGATCGCCGTCATGGCCATCACCGTGATCATGGTGGTCGCCACCGACAACCTCGCCATCGGCGTCGTCGTCGGCACCGTCACCGCCATGACCATCTTCGCCAAGCGCGTCGCCCACCTCTCCCGCGTCCACGCCGTCACCGACCCCGACGGCAGCAGCGTTGTGTACTCCGTGACCGGCGAGCTGTTCTTCGCCTCCTCCAACGACCTCGTCGGACAGTTCGACTACAACGACGACCCCGACCGGATCATCGTCGACCTCTCCGCCGCCCACATCTGGGACGCCTCCTCCGTCGCCGCCCTCGACGCCATCGAGACCAAGTACAAGCAACGCGGCAAGACCGTGGAAATCATCGGCCTGAACGACCCGAGCGCCGACCTCCACTCCAAGCTCACCGGCGAACTCACCAGCCACTGA
- a CDS encoding heavy metal translocating P-type ATPase produces MSSVVDQRPEPTVAGAPRAVAPRRRTRLLALPEARWALASLVLFLLALPVYLLGAPAWTWGPLFAACYVTGGWEPGWEGLKALREKTLDVDLLMVVAALGAAAIGQVLDGALLIVIFATSGALEAVATARTADSVRGLLDLAPDVATRLRADGVEETVDTEKLAVGDVILVRPGERVGADGQVVDGASDVDQATITGEPLPVAKQAGDEVFAGTVNGTGALRVRVERDPADSVIARIVKMVEEASETKAPTQLFIEKVEQRYSIGMVIATLAVFGIPLVLGDDLRSALLRAMTFMIVASPCAVVLSTMPPLLSAIANAGRHGVLAKSAVVMERLGQVDAVALDKTGTLTEGTPRVTDVLPLPSSGLDEDRLLALAGAAEHPSEHPLARAVVRAARDRGLVLAEATGFASSPGAGVTATVDGRTVRVGSPARLAADGPRLAADGPGLAEAVRSLEDGGRTAVLVLRDGAPVGVLGIADRLRPDARATVAALTELTGRTPVLLTGDNERAARRLAAEVGISDVRAGLLPQDKVAAVRAWEAEGLRVLVVGDGVNDAPALAAAHTGIAMGGAGSDLALETADAVVVRDELAAVPAVVALSRTARRLVVQNLVIAGTFIAALVAWDLIGTLPLPLGVAGHEGSTVIVGLNGLRLLREASWPRPTEDTA; encoded by the coding sequence ATGTCTTCTGTCGTGGATCAACGGCCCGAGCCGACGGTCGCGGGGGCTCCGCGCGCGGTGGCGCCGAGGCGGCGTACGCGTCTCCTGGCGCTGCCGGAGGCCCGGTGGGCGCTGGCCTCCCTGGTGCTGTTCCTGCTGGCGCTCCCCGTGTATCTGCTGGGTGCTCCTGCGTGGACGTGGGGCCCGTTGTTCGCCGCCTGCTACGTCACCGGCGGCTGGGAGCCGGGGTGGGAAGGGCTCAAGGCCCTGCGGGAGAAGACGCTGGACGTGGACCTGCTGATGGTCGTCGCCGCGCTCGGCGCCGCCGCGATCGGGCAGGTCCTGGACGGGGCTCTGCTGATCGTCATCTTCGCCACCTCCGGCGCCCTGGAGGCGGTCGCGACCGCCCGCACCGCCGACTCCGTGCGCGGCCTGCTCGATCTCGCGCCCGACGTCGCGACCCGGCTCCGTGCGGACGGTGTCGAGGAGACCGTGGACACCGAGAAGCTGGCGGTGGGGGACGTCATCCTGGTGCGCCCCGGTGAGCGGGTCGGCGCGGACGGGCAGGTCGTGGACGGGGCGAGCGACGTCGATCAGGCCACGATCACCGGCGAGCCGCTGCCGGTCGCCAAGCAGGCGGGCGACGAGGTGTTCGCCGGCACGGTGAACGGCACCGGTGCTCTGCGGGTGCGCGTCGAGCGGGATCCGGCGGACTCGGTGATCGCCCGGATCGTGAAGATGGTCGAGGAGGCCTCCGAGACCAAGGCGCCGACCCAGTTGTTCATCGAGAAGGTCGAGCAGCGGTACTCGATCGGCATGGTCATCGCCACCCTGGCCGTCTTCGGCATCCCGCTCGTCCTCGGCGACGATCTCCGGTCGGCGCTGCTGCGCGCGATGACCTTCATGATCGTCGCCTCGCCGTGCGCGGTGGTCCTGTCGACCATGCCGCCGCTGCTGTCCGCGATCGCCAACGCGGGCCGCCACGGCGTGCTCGCGAAGTCCGCGGTCGTGATGGAGCGGCTGGGCCAGGTCGACGCGGTGGCGCTGGACAAGACCGGCACCCTGACCGAGGGCACCCCCCGGGTCACCGACGTCCTCCCCCTGCCCTCGTCGGGCCTGGACGAGGACCGGCTGCTGGCGCTGGCGGGGGCCGCCGAGCACCCGAGCGAGCACCCCCTCGCCCGCGCCGTCGTCCGGGCCGCCCGCGACCGCGGCCTCGTCCTCGCCGAGGCGACCGGGTTCGCCTCCTCCCCCGGGGCCGGCGTCACCGCGACCGTCGACGGCCGCACTGTCCGGGTCGGGTCCCCGGCCCGCCTCGCCGCCGACGGCCCCCGCCTCGCCGCCGACGGCCCCGGCCTCGCCGAGGCGGTCCGGTCGCTGGAGGACGGGGGCCGTACCGCGGTCCTCGTACTCCGCGACGGGGCCCCGGTCGGCGTGCTGGGCATCGCGGACCGGCTGCGCCCGGACGCCCGGGCGACGGTGGCCGCGCTCACCGAACTGACCGGCCGCACCCCGGTGTTGCTCACCGGTGACAACGAACGCGCCGCCCGCCGACTGGCCGCCGAGGTCGGGATCAGCGACGTCCGTGCCGGGCTGCTCCCGCAGGACAAGGTCGCCGCCGTCCGGGCGTGGGAGGCGGAGGGCCTGCGGGTGCTGGTCGTCGGTGACGGGGTCAACGACGCGCCCGCGCTGGCCGCCGCGCACACCGGCATCGCGATGGGCGGGGCCGGATCCGACCTGGCCCTGGAGACCGCCGACGCCGTCGTCGTCCGCGACGAACTCGCCGCCGTCCCCGCCGTCGTGGCCCTCTCCCGCACCGCCCGCCGGCTGGTCGTCCAGAACCTGGTCATCGCCGGTACCTTCATCGCCGCCCTGGTCGCCTGGGACCTGATCGGCACCCTTCCGCTGCCGCTCGGCGTCGCCGGGCACGAGGGCTCCACCGTCATCGTCGGCCTCAACGGCCTGCGCCTCCTGCGGGAGGCCTCCTGGCCCCGGCCCACGGAGGACACCGCCTGA
- a CDS encoding ArsR/SmtB family transcription factor, with protein sequence MGHGADARSSATTRERLDAVGATDVAATLQALATPSRLHILARLQEGPCAVGDLADAVGMEASACSHQLRLLRNLGLVTGERHGRSIIYALYDDHVAELLDQALYHVEHLRLGVRDLPAEAAESAVTG encoded by the coding sequence ATGGGCCACGGAGCAGACGCCAGGAGCAGCGCCACCACCCGCGAACGCCTCGACGCGGTCGGCGCCACCGACGTCGCCGCCACCCTCCAGGCCCTCGCGACCCCCTCGCGGCTGCACATCCTCGCCCGCCTCCAGGAAGGCCCCTGCGCGGTGGGCGACCTCGCCGACGCCGTGGGGATGGAGGCCTCGGCCTGCTCCCACCAGCTGCGCCTGCTGCGCAACCTCGGCCTGGTCACCGGCGAACGCCACGGCCGCTCGATCATCTACGCCCTCTACGACGACCACGTCGCCGAACTCCTCGACCAAGCCCTCTACCACGTCGAACACCTGCGCCTGGGCGTCCGCGACCTCCCGGCCGAGGCTGCCGAGTCCGCCGTCACCGGCTGA